The following coding sequences are from one Musa acuminata AAA Group cultivar baxijiao chromosome BXJ2-4, Cavendish_Baxijiao_AAA, whole genome shotgun sequence window:
- the LOC103983128 gene encoding probable ubiquitin-conjugating enzyme E2 16, producing the protein MTSSSAASRKALSKIACNRLQKELVEWQVNPPAGFKHKVTDNLQRWVIEVIGAPGTLYANEKYQLQVDFPEHYPMEAPQVIFLHPAPLHPHIYSNGHICLDILYDSWSPAMTVSSVCISILSMLSSSTAKQRPPDNDRYVRNCRNGRSPKETRWWFHDDKV; encoded by the exons ATGACCAGCTCCTCCGCCGCTTCTCGCAAG GCCCTGAGCAAGATCGCTTGCAACAGGCTCCAGAAAGAGCTGGTGGAATGGCAAGTCAACCCACCGGCCGGTTTCAAGCACAAGGTCACCGATAACCTCCAAAG GTGGGTGATCGAGGTGATCGGAGCGCCCGGCACGCTGTATGCCAACGAGAAGTACCAGCTGCAGGTCGATTTCCCGGAGCATTATCCCATGGAAGCTCCACAG GTCATATTTCTGCATCCTGCGCCTCTTCATCCGCACATCTACAGCAACGGGCACATATGTTTAG ATATCTTGTATGACTCCTGGTCACCAGCAATGACTGTAAGCTCTGTCTGCATCAGCATTTTATCCATGCTATCCAGCTCGACAGCAAAG CAACGCCCGCCTGATAACGATCGATACGTGAGGAACTGTAGGAATGGTAGGTCTCCCAAGGAGACTAGATGGTGGTTCCATGATGACAAAGTGTAA
- the LOC135610807 gene encoding photosystem II reaction center W protein, chloroplastic-like: protein MATIGTTAPTSAFVRTAVPRRPTAVSSPAIGLPRLGGRGGRVKCSTEAKPSAGAGASMLAAASVMAVSNPVLALVDDRMSTEGTGLSLGISNNLLGWILVGVFALIWALFFVYTSTLEEDDDSALSL, encoded by the exons ATGGCTACCATTGGTACCACAGCACCAACCTCAGCCTTCGTCCGCACCGCCGTTCCCAGGCGGCCGACCGCCGTCTCCTCGCCAGCGATCG GTTTGCCTCGGCTGGGAGGCAGGGGCGGGAGGGTGAAGTGCTCGACGGAGGCGAAGCCGTCGGCCGGAGCGGGGGCGTCGATGCTTGCGGCGGCGAGCGTGATGGCGGTTTCGAACCCGGTCCTGGCGCTGGTGGACGACAGGATGAGCACGGAGGGGACGGGGCTGAGCTTGGGGATCAGCAACAACCTGCTGGGATGGATATTAGTGGGTGTGTTTGCCCTCATCTGGGCTCTCTTCTTTGTGTACACTTCCACCCTGGAGGAAGATGATGACTCTGCACTCTCCCTTTAA
- the LOC135610808 gene encoding F-box/LRR-repeat protein 17-like isoform X2, translated as MLHHPSVDSATAAPKRAALPKKRGSYNCGRCGLPKKGHTCPSADGGPAPLLPRSGHGLRRALFSDEDRASSALVPALGDEEVAGTPVPEVVEEEEKEDDEVDWTEEAMILPTSCMVEVLKRLSPMELMRVAAVCRGWRGCVRRMWRSAEELRLSVSPRSQIGFVGSLLQKCAGLSRLTLRMESDVDATMLACVVFSLPNLEAFEINMTKNTVNRITGNELSRFVSEKRCLTTLKVEGCTNIGFLNISSSSLSTLWLSNLYCISKMVFKCPNLREISLDFTRQENDSTDLVTMMENLGSSCPRLTNIHIASIQLCNEAVLALTSANLRCLRMLSLVLGSRITDAAVTSIVSCYTSLELLDLSGSSISDSGIRMICKVLPETLSRLLLALCPNITSSGIQFAAVQLPLLQLIDCGMSISDTGYHYESSQEKLCPNIERSGEYTMCQKLSTMKSQRIYQKLIIKHANLRKLSLWGCSGLDVLNEFVAVENHLPCKRLADGSKRVQVPLFIQQISDGKKQKRRQMTQCIVHHV; from the exons ATGCTCCACCATCCGTCAGTCGACAGCGCCACCGCTGCGCCCAAGCGGGCGGCGCTACCCAAGAAGAGGGGCAGCTACAACTGTGGCCGCTGTGGCCTCCCCAAGAAGGGGCACACCTGCCCCTCCGCCGACGGCGGCCCCGCCCCGCTCCTCCCCCGATCCGGCCACGGCCTCCGCCGCGCTCTTTTTTCCGACGAGGACCGGGCCTCCTCCGCCCTCGTTCCGGCGCTGGGGGACGAGGAGGTGGCCGGGACGCCGGTGCCGGAGGTGgttgaggaggaagagaaggaggacGACGAGGTGGACTGGACAGAGGAGGCGATGATCCTGCCGACGTCGTGCATGGTGGAGGTCCTGAAGCGGCTGTCACCCATGGAGCTGATGCGGGTGGCTGCGGTGTGTCGGGGGTGGAGGGGTTGCGTGAGGAGGATGTGGCGCTCCGCGGAGGAGCTCAGGCTTAGCGTTTCGCCTCGATCGCAGATCGGATTCGTCGGATCGCTGCTCCAAAAGTGCGCCGGATTGTCGCGGCTTACGCTGAGAATGGAAAG TGATGTTGATGCAACAATGCTAGCCTGTGTTGTGTTCTCACTGCCTAATCTAGAAGCTTTTGAGATAAACATGACCAAGAACACGGTCAACCGGATAACTGG GAATGAGTTGAGTCGTTTTGTTTCTGAGAAACGATGCCTCACGACTCTTAAAGTTGAAGGTTGCACCAACATTGGATTTCTCAatatctcttcatcaagtctatcGACACTTTGGCTATCAAATCTTTATTGCATTTCAAAAATG GTCTTTAAATGCCCTAATCTGAGAGAGATTTCTCTTGATTTTACTCGACAAGAAAATGATTCGACAGATCTTGTTACAATGATGGAAAATTTGGGGAGCAGCTGTCCAAGGCTAACAAATATCCATATTGCATCAATACAACTTTGCAATGAAGCTGTTCTTGCTCTTACAAGTGCAAACCTGAG GTGTTTGCGTATGCTATCATTGGTTCTTGGTTCCAGAATCACAGATGCTGCTGTGACTTCTATAGTTTCGTGTTACACAAGTCTAGAGTTGCTTGATTTGAGTGG GTCAAGCATCAGCGACAGTGGGATTCGCATGATATGCAAAGTGCTTCCTGAGACTCTATCCAGACTCCTGCTTGCACTTTGCCCAAATATTACTTCGA GTGGGATCCAGTTTGCTGCAGTTCAGTTACCTCTTCTTCAGCTTATCGACTGCGGGATGAGCATAAGTGATACTGGTTATCATTATGAAAGTTCCCAAGAAAAACTATGTCCTAATATTGAAAGGAGTGGAGAATATACCATGTGTCAGAAATTATCCACCATGAAGTCACAACGGATCTACCAAAAACTGATTATAAAACATGCAAATTTGAGGAAGCTCAGTTTATGGGGTTGCTCGGGTTTGGAT GTACTGAATGAGTTTGTTGCTGTTGAAAACCATTTACCATGTAAGAGACTAGCTGATGGATCAAAAAGGGTCCAGGTACCACTTTTCATTCAGCAG ATATCTGATGGCAAGAAGCAGAAGAGAAGACAGATGACGCAATGCATTGTTCATCATGTCTAA
- the LOC135610808 gene encoding F-box/LRR-repeat protein 17-like isoform X1, which produces MLHHPSVDSATAAPKRAALPKKRGSYNCGRCGLPKKGHTCPSADGGPAPLLPRSGHGLRRALFSDEDRASSALVPALGDEEVAGTPVPEVVEEEEKEDDEVDWTEEAMILPTSCMVEVLKRLSPMELMRVAAVCRGWRGCVRRMWRSAEELRLSVSPRSQIGFVGSLLQKCAGLSRLTLRMESDVDATMLACVVFSLPNLEAFEINMTKNTVNRITGNELSRFVSEKRCLTTLKVEGCTNIGFLNISSSSLSTLWLSNLYCISKMVFKCPNLREISLDFTRQENDSTDLVTMMENLGSSCPRLTNIHIASIQLCNEAVLALTSANLRCLRMLSLVLGSRITDAAVTSIVSCYTSLELLDLSGSSISDSGIRMICKVLPETLSRLLLALCPNITSSGIQFAAVQLPLLQLIDCGMSISDTGYHYESSQEKLCPNIERSGEYTMCQKLSTMKSQRIYQKLIIKHANLRKLSLWGCSGLDALYLNCPELNDLNLNSCTNLHPERLLLRCPNLKDIHASGCQDMLIGAIRNQVLNEFVAVENHLPCKRLADGSKRVQVPLFIQQISDGKKQKRRQMTQCIVHHV; this is translated from the exons ATGCTCCACCATCCGTCAGTCGACAGCGCCACCGCTGCGCCCAAGCGGGCGGCGCTACCCAAGAAGAGGGGCAGCTACAACTGTGGCCGCTGTGGCCTCCCCAAGAAGGGGCACACCTGCCCCTCCGCCGACGGCGGCCCCGCCCCGCTCCTCCCCCGATCCGGCCACGGCCTCCGCCGCGCTCTTTTTTCCGACGAGGACCGGGCCTCCTCCGCCCTCGTTCCGGCGCTGGGGGACGAGGAGGTGGCCGGGACGCCGGTGCCGGAGGTGgttgaggaggaagagaaggaggacGACGAGGTGGACTGGACAGAGGAGGCGATGATCCTGCCGACGTCGTGCATGGTGGAGGTCCTGAAGCGGCTGTCACCCATGGAGCTGATGCGGGTGGCTGCGGTGTGTCGGGGGTGGAGGGGTTGCGTGAGGAGGATGTGGCGCTCCGCGGAGGAGCTCAGGCTTAGCGTTTCGCCTCGATCGCAGATCGGATTCGTCGGATCGCTGCTCCAAAAGTGCGCCGGATTGTCGCGGCTTACGCTGAGAATGGAAAG TGATGTTGATGCAACAATGCTAGCCTGTGTTGTGTTCTCACTGCCTAATCTAGAAGCTTTTGAGATAAACATGACCAAGAACACGGTCAACCGGATAACTGG GAATGAGTTGAGTCGTTTTGTTTCTGAGAAACGATGCCTCACGACTCTTAAAGTTGAAGGTTGCACCAACATTGGATTTCTCAatatctcttcatcaagtctatcGACACTTTGGCTATCAAATCTTTATTGCATTTCAAAAATG GTCTTTAAATGCCCTAATCTGAGAGAGATTTCTCTTGATTTTACTCGACAAGAAAATGATTCGACAGATCTTGTTACAATGATGGAAAATTTGGGGAGCAGCTGTCCAAGGCTAACAAATATCCATATTGCATCAATACAACTTTGCAATGAAGCTGTTCTTGCTCTTACAAGTGCAAACCTGAG GTGTTTGCGTATGCTATCATTGGTTCTTGGTTCCAGAATCACAGATGCTGCTGTGACTTCTATAGTTTCGTGTTACACAAGTCTAGAGTTGCTTGATTTGAGTGG GTCAAGCATCAGCGACAGTGGGATTCGCATGATATGCAAAGTGCTTCCTGAGACTCTATCCAGACTCCTGCTTGCACTTTGCCCAAATATTACTTCGA GTGGGATCCAGTTTGCTGCAGTTCAGTTACCTCTTCTTCAGCTTATCGACTGCGGGATGAGCATAAGTGATACTGGTTATCATTATGAAAGTTCCCAAGAAAAACTATGTCCTAATATTGAAAGGAGTGGAGAATATACCATGTGTCAGAAATTATCCACCATGAAGTCACAACGGATCTACCAAAAACTGATTATAAAACATGCAAATTTGAGGAAGCTCAGTTTATGGGGTTGCTCGGGTTTGGAT GCTCTATACTTGAATTGCCCAGAGCTTAATGATCTGAATCTTAACTCATGTACAAACTTGCATCCAG AGAGATTGTTGCTTCGATGCCCTAATTTGAAAGATATACATGCTTCTGGATGTCAGGATATGCTAATTGGAGCAATACGAAATCAG GTACTGAATGAGTTTGTTGCTGTTGAAAACCATTTACCATGTAAGAGACTAGCTGATGGATCAAAAAGGGTCCAGGTACCACTTTTCATTCAGCAG ATATCTGATGGCAAGAAGCAGAAGAGAAGACAGATGACGCAATGCATTGTTCATCATGTCTAA
- the LOC103983124 gene encoding auxin-responsive protein IAA30 translates to MKEAVMEDYSLGLEETELRLGLPGGGAGGGGGEGDATKNSGKRAFEETVDLKLKLQTTVDVEEVAAEKMKRSPSHKNVAASATDPERPRAPKAQVVGWPPVRSYRKNILAVQSEKASKEEGEKPGNTAAFVKVCMDGAPYLRKVDLKMYRSYQELSMALEKMFSSFTSANCGSQGMNGRDFTNEGKLMDLINGSEYVPTYEDKDGDWMLVGDVPWEMFVDSCKRLRIMKGSEAIGLAPRAMEKCKSRS, encoded by the exons ATGAAGGAGGCTGTAATGGAAGATTACAGCTTGGGGTTGGAGGAGACGGAGCTGCGCCTGGGACTGCCAGGCGGTGGtgccggcggaggaggaggagaaggcgatGCGACGAAGAATTCAGGCAAGAGGGCGTTTGAGGAGACTGTCGATCTGAAGCTCAAGCTTCAGACCACGGTGGACGTGGAGGAGGTGGCGGCGGAGAAGATGAAGAGGTCGCCGAGCCATAAGAACGTTGCTGCGTCTGCCACTGACCCCGAGAGGCCTCGTGCTCCGAA GGCACAGGTTGTGGGTTGGCCACCAGTTAGATCATACAGGAAGAACATACTGGCTGTCCAATCCGAGAAGGCGAGCAAGGAGGAAGGAGAGAAGCCGGGCAACACGGCTGCCTTTGTCAAGGTTTGCATGGATGGGGCACCATACCTACGTAAGGTTGACCTCAAAATGTACAGGAGCTATCAAGAGCTCTCCATGGCCTTGGAGAAGATGTTTAGCTCCTTCACCAGTG CAAACTGTGGCTCTCAAGGAATGAACGGGAGGGACTTCACGAATGAAGGGAAGCTGATGGATCTCATCAATGGTTCTGAGTACGTGCCAACTTATGAAGACAAGGATGGCGACTGGATGCTCGTCGGAGATGTTCCATGGGA GATGTTTGTGGATTCCTGCAAGCGTTTACGCATAATGAAAGGATCGGAAGCCATAGGACTCG CACCAAGAGCAATGGAGAAGTGCAAGAGTAGAAGCTGA
- the LOC103983123 gene encoding auxin-induced protein 22D — MEAAGESLRDTELRLGLPGTDAPEKPASTVTRGGKRALPEDDEEGYAKSNKSSSEEEQGEGDLCCQEPPAAKAQVVGWPPIRSYRKNSLHARKVEGEAAGLYVKVSMDGAPYLRKIDLKVYKGYKELREALDDMFKCFSLGEFPRKEGCSGSEYAITYEDKDGDLMLVGDVPWDMFISSCRRLRIMKGSEARGLGSRH; from the exons ATGGAAGCTGCGGGAGAGAGCCTGAGAGACACCGAGCTGAGGCTCGGATTGCCAGGCACCGACGCTCCTGAGAAGCCGGCGTCGACGGTGACAAGGGGCGGCAAGCGAGCCCTCCCGGAGGACGACGAGGAGGGTTACGCCAAGAGCAACAAGTCGTCGTCGGAGGAGGAGCAGGGGGAGGGCGACCTGTGCTGCCAAGAACCCCCGGCGGCGAA GGCGCAGGTGGTTGGCTGGCCGCCCATCCGGTCGTACAGGAAGAACAGCCTTCACGCTAGGAAGGTGGAGGGGGAGGCCGCCGGCTTGTACGTGAAGGTTAGCATGGACGGGGCTCCCTACTTGAGGAAGATCGATCTCAAGGTCTACAAGGGTTACAAAGAGCTCAGAGAAGCCTTAGACGACATGTTCAAGTGCTTCTCTCTAG GAGAATTTCCAAGGAAAGAAGGGTGCAGTGGATCAGAATACGCCATCACTTATGAGGACAAAGATGGAGACTTGATGTTGGTCGGAGATGTTCCATGGGA CATGTTCATCTCTTCTTGCAGAAGACTGAGGATAATGAAGGGATCTGAAGCCAGAGGATTAGGATCGAGACATTAA